The Catenuloplanes niger genome includes a window with the following:
- a CDS encoding MFS transporter: protein MTITTRYLTLNGLRWLPVGLMIPVTVLLAQERGLSLAQIGLVTAAQGFVVLGLELPTGGLADTLGRRPVLLLAAVINLISLALLVGATSFWMFVLVFALQGVFRALDSGPLDSWYVDAVLAEDPDARFETGLGRAGVVVGCAIGGGALLAGGLVALDPFPAVSALTAPMVAAVALQAVTVAAILLLLREPRTATADRPPVAASLRAVPAVIADATRLLRRSRVLTALVAVELFWAFGMMTFEIFFPVRLAQLVGSADTAGTIMGPAGSVAWLASAAGAALVPLLVRRLGPARSGVTLQLGQALAVVAMGLFAGPAGALGAYLVCYALHGAVNPVFKGLLHRQSDAGNRTTVASLASMAAQPAGAAGSIVLAAIADATSVRTAILAGAIPLAAAALCYLAARHTPPVTAPGPAGEPGPADEPVPAGERGPRG, encoded by the coding sequence ATGACGATCACCACGCGCTACCTCACCCTCAACGGCCTGCGCTGGCTGCCGGTCGGGCTGATGATCCCGGTGACCGTGCTGCTGGCGCAGGAACGCGGGCTCTCGCTCGCCCAGATCGGCCTGGTCACGGCAGCGCAGGGGTTCGTCGTGCTGGGCCTGGAACTGCCCACCGGCGGCCTGGCCGACACGCTCGGCCGCCGCCCGGTGCTGCTGCTCGCCGCCGTGATCAACCTGATCTCGCTGGCGCTGCTCGTGGGCGCGACCTCGTTCTGGATGTTCGTGCTGGTCTTCGCGCTGCAAGGGGTGTTCCGCGCGCTGGACAGCGGGCCGCTCGACTCCTGGTACGTGGACGCCGTGCTGGCCGAGGACCCGGACGCGCGCTTCGAGACCGGACTGGGCCGGGCCGGTGTGGTGGTCGGCTGCGCTATCGGCGGCGGCGCGCTGCTCGCCGGCGGCCTGGTCGCGCTGGACCCGTTCCCGGCGGTGAGCGCGCTCACCGCGCCGATGGTGGCGGCCGTGGCGCTGCAGGCGGTGACCGTGGCCGCGATCCTGCTGCTGCTCCGCGAGCCGCGGACGGCCACGGCGGACCGGCCGCCGGTCGCCGCCTCGCTGCGCGCCGTGCCCGCGGTGATCGCGGACGCGACCCGGTTGCTGCGCCGCTCCCGGGTGCTGACCGCGCTGGTCGCGGTCGAGCTGTTCTGGGCGTTCGGGATGATGACCTTCGAGATCTTCTTCCCGGTACGGCTCGCCCAGCTGGTCGGCTCGGCGGACACGGCCGGCACGATCATGGGACCGGCAGGCTCGGTGGCGTGGCTGGCGTCCGCGGCCGGCGCCGCGCTGGTGCCGCTGCTGGTCCGGCGCCTCGGCCCGGCCCGGTCCGGCGTCACGCTGCAGCTGGGCCAGGCGCTCGCGGTGGTGGCGATGGGCCTGTTCGCCGGCCCGGCCGGTGCGCTCGGGGCCTACCTGGTCTGCTACGCGCTGCACGGCGCCGTGAACCCGGTCTTCAAGGGGCTGCTGCACCGGCAGTCGGACGCGGGCAACCGGACCACGGTGGCGTCGCTCGCCTCGATGGCCGCCCAGCCCGCCGGGGCGGCCGGCAGCATCGTGCTCGCCGCGATCGCGGACGCCACCAGCGTCCGCACCGCGATCCTGGCCGGCGCGATCCCGCTGGCCGCGGCCGCGCTCTGCTACCTCGCGGCCCGCCACACTCCCCCGGTCACCGCACCGGGCCCCGCGGGCGAGCCCGGTCCCGCGGATGAGCCGGTCCCCGCGGGTGAGCGCGGTCCCCGCGGGTGA
- a CDS encoding AAA family ATPase, producing MSTGPVLIVFAGLPGVGKSTLARRVGAALPAPVLPVDPIERAYGSTGPEAYRAVAALAELQLDLGLPVIVDAVNPVAESRELWLDLADRATVPLRVVEVWCADEDEHRRRIEARQAADPAYADIDWIRVLERRAEYQPYVGRRVVVDTTVPGDPLGSLLDYLRP from the coding sequence GTGAGCACCGGCCCGGTGCTGATCGTCTTCGCCGGGCTGCCGGGGGTCGGCAAGAGCACGCTCGCCCGCCGGGTGGGCGCCGCGCTGCCGGCCCCGGTTCTTCCGGTCGACCCGATCGAGCGTGCCTACGGCTCCACCGGCCCCGAGGCCTACCGGGCGGTGGCCGCGCTGGCCGAACTGCAACTGGACCTCGGCCTCCCGGTGATCGTCGACGCGGTCAACCCGGTCGCCGAGTCCCGCGAGCTGTGGCTCGACCTCGCCGACCGGGCCACGGTGCCGCTGCGCGTGGTCGAGGTCTGGTGCGCGGACGAGGACGAGCACCGCCGCCGGATCGAGGCCCGGCAGGCCGCCGACCCGGCGTACGCGGACATCGACTGGATCCGGGTCCTGGAGCGCCGCGCCGAGTACCAGCCCTACGTCGGCCGCCGCGTGGTGGTCGACACCACGGTCCCGGGCGATCCGCTGGGATCCCTGCTCGACTACCTGCGCCCCTGA
- a CDS encoding carbohydrate kinase family protein: protein MKIAVTGSIATDHLMHFPGRFAEQLLADQLHKVSLSFLVDDLVVRRGGVAANIAFGMGQLGLRPILVGAVGADFADYRSWLERHGVDCGSVYTSEVAHTARFVCTTDTEMNQIASFYAGAMAEARNIELAPVAERNGGIDLVLVGANDPAAMVRHSEECRERGIRFAADPSQQLARVEGGDVLKLIEGAEFLFTNEYEKSLLESKTGLSEAQVLDHVKIQVTTLGKDGARITGRDIAPIHVPVAREVAAYDPTGGGDAFRSGFFAGLTWGLGLERSAQIGSLVATYVLETVGTQEYEIRPDQFVKALGEAYGDAAAEDVRPHLIP from the coding sequence ATGAAGATCGCCGTTACCGGCTCGATCGCCACCGACCATCTGATGCACTTCCCGGGACGGTTCGCCGAACAGCTCCTGGCCGACCAGCTGCACAAGGTGTCCCTGTCGTTCCTGGTCGACGACCTCGTGGTGCGCCGCGGCGGCGTGGCCGCCAACATCGCGTTCGGCATGGGCCAGCTGGGCCTGCGGCCGATCCTGGTCGGCGCGGTCGGTGCGGACTTCGCCGACTACCGCTCCTGGCTGGAGCGGCACGGCGTCGACTGCGGCTCGGTCTACACCAGCGAGGTCGCGCACACCGCGCGCTTCGTCTGCACCACGGACACCGAGATGAACCAGATCGCCTCGTTCTACGCGGGCGCGATGGCCGAGGCGCGCAACATCGAGCTGGCCCCGGTCGCGGAGCGCAACGGCGGCATCGACCTGGTGCTGGTCGGCGCGAACGACCCGGCCGCGATGGTCCGGCACTCCGAGGAGTGCCGGGAGCGCGGCATCCGGTTCGCCGCGGACCCGTCCCAGCAGCTCGCCCGGGTCGAGGGCGGCGACGTGCTGAAGCTGATCGAGGGCGCCGAGTTCCTCTTCACCAACGAGTACGAGAAGTCGCTGCTGGAGAGCAAGACCGGCCTCAGCGAGGCGCAGGTCCTGGACCACGTCAAGATCCAGGTCACCACGCTCGGCAAGGACGGCGCCCGGATCACCGGCCGCGACATCGCGCCGATCCACGTGCCGGTCGCCCGTGAGGTCGCGGCGTACGACCCGACCGGCGGCGGCGACGCGTTCCGGTCCGGCTTCTTCGCGGGTCTCACCTGGGGCCTCGGCCTGGAGCGGTCCGCGCAGATCGGCTCGCTGGTCGCCACCTACGTGCTGGAGACCGTCGGCACCCAGGAGTACGAGATCCGCCCCGACCAGTTCGTCAAGGCGCTCGGCGAGGCCTACGGCGACGCGGCGGCCGAGGACGTACGCCCGCACCTGATCCCGTGA
- a CDS encoding HesB/IscA family protein, translated as MTDVAAVKVKNLLEQEGRDDLRLRVAVQPGGCSGLRYQLFFDERSLDGDIVDDFGGVEVVVDRMSAPYLTGATIDFADRIDAQGFTIDNPNAGGSCACGDSFH; from the coding sequence CTGACGGACGTGGCAGCCGTGAAGGTGAAGAACCTGCTCGAGCAGGAGGGCCGCGACGACCTCCGGCTGCGCGTAGCGGTGCAGCCCGGTGGCTGCTCCGGCCTCCGCTACCAGCTGTTCTTCGACGAGCGCTCGCTCGACGGCGACATCGTCGACGACTTCGGCGGTGTCGAGGTCGTGGTGGACCGGATGAGCGCGCCCTACCTGACCGGCGCGACCATCGACTTCGCGGACCGCATCGACGCCCAGGGCTTCACCATCGACAACCCGAACGCGGGCGGCAGCTGCGCCTGCGGCGACTCGTTCCACTGA
- a CDS encoding glycerate kinase family protein, producing MRILICPDKFAGSIDAVPAAAAVAAGWRAANDADELVERPLSDGGPGFVDVLTPALNGRRVIVDTVDPLGRPAKATILINGPIGYVESAHACGLHLLAPADRDPKRTTSYGLGLLILAAIEHGATRVVIGLGGSAVNDAGAGMLAALDAAPLDAAGYALPYGGAALTAAESLTGPPRIRGAELIGATDVDNPLTGLHGASAVYGPQKGATREDVFLLDRALERFGELLQHLPTAPPRLAAQPGAGAAGGIGAAILALGGRCESGIELVTRLTGLTEALDAADLVITGEGSFDHQSLRGKVVAGVAAGARDRGLPCVVLAGRVSTGRREAAAAGVTETYSLMDYFDGDEEAAMTRPADGLTALARRVAGQYSR from the coding sequence GTGCGAATCCTGATTTGTCCGGACAAGTTCGCCGGGAGTATCGACGCGGTGCCCGCGGCGGCGGCCGTCGCGGCCGGCTGGCGAGCCGCCAACGACGCGGACGAGCTGGTCGAGCGCCCGCTCTCGGACGGTGGCCCCGGCTTCGTCGACGTGCTCACGCCGGCCCTGAACGGCCGCCGCGTGATTGTCGACACGGTCGACCCGCTCGGCCGCCCGGCAAAAGCCACAATCCTCATCAACGGCCCCATCGGGTACGTGGAGAGCGCCCACGCGTGCGGCCTGCACCTGCTGGCCCCGGCCGACCGGGACCCGAAGCGCACCACCTCGTACGGACTGGGCCTGCTCATCCTCGCGGCGATCGAGCACGGCGCCACCCGCGTCGTGATCGGCCTCGGCGGCTCCGCCGTCAACGACGCCGGCGCCGGCATGCTCGCCGCACTGGACGCGGCCCCGCTGGACGCGGCCGGATATGCGCTCCCGTACGGCGGCGCCGCGCTCACCGCGGCCGAGAGCCTCACCGGCCCGCCCCGGATCCGCGGCGCCGAACTGATCGGGGCCACCGACGTCGACAACCCGCTCACCGGCCTGCACGGCGCGTCCGCGGTCTACGGCCCGCAGAAGGGCGCGACCCGCGAGGACGTGTTCCTGCTCGACCGGGCGCTGGAACGGTTCGGCGAACTGCTCCAGCACCTGCCCACCGCACCGCCCCGGCTGGCCGCGCAACCCGGCGCGGGCGCGGCCGGCGGGATCGGCGCCGCGATCCTCGCGCTCGGCGGCCGGTGCGAGTCCGGCATCGAGCTGGTGACACGTCTCACCGGGCTGACCGAGGCACTGGACGCGGCCGACCTGGTGATCACCGGCGAGGGCTCGTTCGACCACCAGTCGCTGCGCGGCAAGGTGGTCGCGGGCGTGGCCGCCGGCGCCCGCGACCGGGGCCTGCCGTGCGTGGTGCTGGCCGGCCGGGTCAGCACCGGACGCCGGGAGGCCGCCGCGGCCGGGGTCACCGAGACGTACTCGCTGATGGACTACTTCGACGGTGACGAGGAGGCGGCCATGACCCGGCCGGCGGACGGGCTGACCGCGCTCGCCCGGCGGGTGGCCGGCCAGTACAGCCGGTGA
- the nadA gene encoding quinolinate synthase NadA translates to MTSTWVEPSNTATALLLLGRGTDPASEAGVDCPGDLPSPSDPDLVARAMAAKLALGDRVFVLGHHYQRDEVIQFADVTGDSFKLAREAAARPDAEFIVFCGVHFMAESADILTTDAQKVILPDLAAGCSMADMAVLSQVETAWDLFEDLGIAGDVVPVTYMNSSADIKGFVGRNKGVVCTSSNAKRALDWAFEQGSKVFFLPDQHLGRNTAVLEMGYSLDDCVLYDPHKPHGGLAPEQLRNAKMILWRGHCSVHGRFTLPVVEEVRERVPGVNVLVHPECRHEVVTAADYVGSTEYIIKTVEAAPAGSAWAIGTELNLVRRLANAHPDKQIMFLDRTVCYCSTMNRIDLPHLVWALEELVAGRTPNQITVDPDTSAYARSALDQMLALP, encoded by the coding sequence GTGACATCGACCTGGGTAGAGCCGTCCAACACCGCAACCGCCCTGCTTCTGCTGGGCAGGGGCACCGACCCGGCCTCCGAGGCCGGCGTCGACTGTCCCGGAGACCTTCCGTCGCCGAGCGACCCCGACCTGGTCGCCCGCGCGATGGCCGCCAAACTCGCGCTCGGCGACCGCGTCTTCGTCCTCGGGCACCACTACCAGCGCGACGAGGTGATCCAGTTCGCCGATGTGACCGGCGACTCGTTCAAGCTCGCCCGCGAGGCCGCGGCCCGGCCGGACGCGGAGTTCATCGTGTTCTGCGGCGTGCACTTCATGGCCGAGAGCGCGGACATCCTGACCACCGACGCGCAGAAGGTCATCCTGCCGGACCTCGCGGCCGGCTGTTCGATGGCGGACATGGCCGTGCTGTCGCAGGTCGAGACCGCGTGGGACCTGTTCGAGGACCTGGGCATCGCGGGCGACGTGGTGCCGGTCACCTACATGAACTCGTCCGCCGACATCAAGGGCTTCGTCGGGCGCAACAAGGGTGTGGTGTGCACCTCGTCCAACGCCAAGCGCGCGCTGGACTGGGCGTTCGAGCAGGGATCCAAGGTGTTCTTCCTGCCCGACCAGCACCTCGGCCGGAACACGGCGGTGCTGGAGATGGGCTACTCGCTGGACGACTGCGTGCTCTACGACCCGCACAAGCCGCACGGCGGCCTGGCCCCGGAGCAGCTCCGGAACGCCAAGATGATCCTCTGGCGCGGCCACTGCTCCGTGCACGGGCGGTTCACGCTGCCCGTGGTGGAGGAGGTTCGCGAGCGGGTCCCCGGGGTAAACGTGCTGGTGCACCCGGAATGCCGGCACGAGGTCGTGACGGCGGCCGACTACGTGGGCTCGACGGAGTACATCATCAAGACCGTCGAGGCCGCCCCGGCCGGGTCCGCGTGGGCGATCGGCACCGAGCTCAACCTCGTGCGCCGGCTCGCGAACGCGCACCCGGACAAGCAGATCATGTTCCTCGACCGTACTGTCTGTTACTGCTCGACTATGAATCGCATCGATCTGCCGCATCTGGTCTGGGCCCTGGAAGAACTTGTCGCCGGCCGGACACCGAACCAGATTACGGTCGATCCGGACACTTCGGCATATGCACGATCCGCGCTCGATCAGATGCTTGCGCTGCCATAA
- the murA gene encoding UDP-N-acetylglucosamine 1-carboxyvinyltransferase, with translation MTDDVLAVHGGTPLNGRVRVRGAKNLVSKAMVASLLGDSPSTLYDVPAIRDVEVVTGLLELHGVRVSKGESDGELIFDPSNVESASTDEINVHAGSSRIPILFCGPLLHRLGHAFIPDLGGCHIGPRPIDFHIQALRQFGAIVDKAPEGMHLTAPNGLHGTKFELPYPSVGATEQVLLTAVLAEGVTELRNAAVEPEIMDLICVLQKMGAIITVHTDRVIEIKGVKRLGGYSHRPIPDRIEAASWAAAALATRGDITVLGAQQADMGTFLNVFRSIGGQFEVTDTLPPNETRPGREGGIRFWHPGTELTAVALETDVHPGFATDWQQPLVVALTQARGISIVHETVYEQRLGYTEALNSMGATIQTYRDCLGGTPCRFGRRNFHHSAVIAGPSKLHAAELVIPDLRAGFSHLIAALAAEGTSRVYGVNLIKRGYENFETKLAELGANVERV, from the coding sequence TTGACCGACGACGTGCTGGCTGTGCACGGTGGCACACCGCTGAACGGCCGGGTCCGAGTCCGCGGCGCCAAGAACCTCGTCTCCAAGGCGATGGTGGCGTCACTCCTGGGCGACAGCCCGAGCACGCTCTACGACGTCCCCGCCATCCGCGACGTGGAGGTCGTCACCGGCCTGCTCGAGCTGCACGGAGTCCGGGTCAGCAAGGGCGAGTCCGACGGCGAGCTGATCTTCGACCCGTCGAACGTCGAGTCCGCCTCGACCGACGAGATCAACGTGCACGCCGGGTCCAGCCGGATCCCGATCCTGTTCTGCGGCCCGCTGCTGCACCGCCTGGGCCACGCGTTCATCCCCGACCTGGGCGGCTGCCACATCGGCCCGCGCCCGATCGACTTCCACATCCAGGCGCTGCGGCAGTTCGGCGCGATCGTGGACAAGGCGCCCGAGGGCATGCACCTCACCGCGCCGAACGGGCTGCACGGCACCAAGTTCGAGCTGCCGTACCCGAGCGTCGGCGCGACCGAGCAGGTGCTGCTCACCGCGGTGCTGGCCGAGGGCGTCACCGAGCTGCGCAACGCCGCGGTCGAGCCGGAGATCATGGACCTCATCTGCGTGCTGCAGAAGATGGGCGCGATCATCACGGTGCACACCGACCGGGTCATCGAGATCAAGGGCGTGAAGCGGCTCGGCGGCTACTCGCACCGGCCGATCCCGGACCGGATCGAGGCCGCGTCCTGGGCCGCGGCCGCGCTGGCCACCCGCGGCGACATCACGGTGCTCGGCGCGCAGCAGGCCGACATGGGCACGTTCCTCAACGTGTTCCGGTCGATCGGCGGCCAGTTCGAGGTCACCGACACGCTCCCGCCGAACGAGACCCGGCCGGGCCGCGAGGGCGGCATCCGGTTCTGGCACCCCGGCACCGAGCTGACCGCGGTCGCGCTGGAGACGGACGTGCACCCGGGCTTCGCCACCGACTGGCAGCAGCCGCTGGTGGTCGCGCTCACCCAGGCGCGCGGCATCTCGATCGTCCACGAGACCGTGTACGAGCAGCGGCTCGGCTACACGGAGGCGCTCAACAGCATGGGCGCGACGATCCAGACCTACCGCGACTGCCTCGGTGGTACGCCGTGCCGCTTCGGCCGGCGTAACTTCCACCACTCCGCGGTCATCGCCGGCCCGTCCAAGCTGCACGCGGCCGAGCTGGTCATCCCGGACCTGCGGGCCGGGTTCAGCCACCTGATCGCGGCGCTGGCGGCCGAGGGCACCTCCCGGGTGTACGGCGTGAACCTGATCAAGCGCGGTTACGAGAACTTCGAGACCAAGCTGGCCGAGCTCGGCGCGAACGTCGAGCGGGTCTGA
- a CDS encoding DUF3043 domain-containing protein, protein MPLFRRKSADLVEDQVSEVETSEVVTTATRGHTPSKRELGVPTPKRPSTQRRPGGAAPVSKTPLTKQEAKEQRRLARQRESERFRREGGPRDRGPERQLVRNIIDSRRTVGSFFLGGAFVVLIGASVPDTRVQAIANILWLALALAVIADSFLISRRIKKLVRERFPKTTERMGSLYFYGISRSLSFRRMRVPLPAIGVGDKF, encoded by the coding sequence GTGCCGCTGTTTCGTCGCAAGTCCGCCGATCTCGTCGAGGACCAGGTCTCCGAGGTCGAGACGTCCGAGGTGGTGACCACCGCCACCCGGGGTCACACCCCGAGCAAGCGTGAGCTGGGGGTCCCCACGCCGAAGCGGCCGAGCACCCAGCGCCGCCCCGGCGGCGCCGCCCCGGTCAGCAAGACGCCGCTGACCAAGCAGGAGGCGAAGGAGCAGCGCCGGCTGGCGCGGCAGCGCGAGTCCGAGCGGTTCCGCCGCGAGGGCGGCCCGCGCGACCGCGGCCCGGAGCGTCAACTGGTCCGCAACATCATCGACTCCCGGCGTACCGTCGGATCGTTCTTCCTGGGTGGCGCGTTCGTGGTGCTGATCGGCGCCAGCGTGCCGGACACCCGGGTGCAGGCGATCGCGAACATCCTCTGGCTGGCGCTCGCGCTCGCCGTGATCGCGGACAGCTTCCTGATCAGCCGCCGGATCAAGAAGCTCGTCCGGGAGCGCTTCCCGAAGACCACGGAGCGGATGGGCTCGCTGTACTTCTACGGCATCTCCCGCTCGCTCAGCTTCCGCCGCATGCGGGTGCCGCTGCCGGCGATCGGGGTCGGCGACAAGTTCTGA
- a CDS encoding helix-turn-helix domain-containing protein has translation MKRTPEPPIATIAAALKRERERAGLSLAELARRAGVAKSTLSQLEAGSGNPSVETLWSLGNALDVPLSRLIEPPAPKVRVIRAGENPRVTSEQAFYTGSLLTAGDGRARRDVYIIESEPGAVRRAEPHLPGTVEHAIVAFGRVRIGPADEPVELNPGDYVSYPGDAPHVYEGLEPGSWAVLIMEHP, from the coding sequence ATGAAACGAACGCCCGAGCCGCCGATCGCCACCATCGCCGCCGCCCTGAAACGGGAACGGGAACGCGCCGGCCTGTCGCTGGCCGAGCTGGCCCGCCGCGCCGGGGTGGCCAAGTCCACGCTCTCGCAGCTGGAGGCGGGCAGCGGAAATCCCAGCGTGGAGACGCTCTGGTCGCTCGGCAACGCGCTGGACGTACCGCTGAGCAGGCTGATCGAGCCGCCCGCGCCGAAGGTGCGGGTGATCCGCGCGGGGGAGAACCCGCGGGTGACCTCCGAGCAGGCGTTCTACACCGGTTCGCTGCTCACCGCCGGCGACGGCCGCGCGCGCCGGGACGTCTACATCATCGAGTCCGAGCCCGGCGCGGTACGGCGCGCGGAACCGCACCTGCCCGGCACGGTCGAGCACGCGATCGTGGCGTTCGGCCGGGTCCGGATCGGCCCGGCGGACGAGCCGGTGGAGCTGAACCCGGGCGACTACGTGTCCTACCCGGGTGACGCGCCGCACGTCTACGAGGGCCTGGAGCCCGGCAGCTGGGCGGTTCTGATCATGGAGCACCCATGA
- a CDS encoding AzlC family ABC transporter permease, whose protein sequence is MRSVNRTILRDAGAIAIASGAVAVSFGAIATGGGLPPWSVVVMSVFIFAGGAQFMAVGLLAAGNPLAALFGGLLINARHLPFGLAVADAIGTRWWQRLLGSHLLIDESVAFALARTDPRDRRHAFWATGAMLFVCWNLGTLAGIALGTAVGDPAVLGLDAAFPAGLIALILPSLRDRATREVTLTGAAVAVLTTPFLPAGLPVLLALAGLLALALPHRRPPPGPDGGPGPGPGPDAGAGPGAGAGPSVGAGPGAGAGAGAGIEERSETGGRAGRAEEAAC, encoded by the coding sequence ATGCGTTCAGTAAATCGAACGATTCTCCGGGACGCGGGCGCGATCGCGATCGCGTCCGGTGCGGTGGCGGTCTCGTTCGGCGCGATCGCGACCGGGGGCGGCCTCCCGCCGTGGTCGGTGGTCGTCATGTCGGTCTTCATCTTCGCGGGCGGCGCGCAGTTCATGGCGGTAGGGCTGCTCGCCGCCGGAAATCCGCTGGCCGCACTGTTCGGCGGCCTGCTGATCAACGCCCGCCACCTGCCGTTCGGCCTCGCGGTCGCGGACGCGATCGGCACCCGGTGGTGGCAGCGCCTGCTCGGCAGCCATCTCCTGATCGACGAGTCGGTGGCGTTCGCACTGGCCCGCACCGATCCCCGGGACCGCCGGCACGCGTTCTGGGCCACCGGCGCGATGCTCTTCGTCTGCTGGAACCTCGGCACGCTGGCCGGCATCGCGCTGGGCACCGCGGTCGGCGACCCGGCCGTGCTGGGGCTGGACGCGGCGTTCCCGGCCGGGCTGATCGCGCTGATCCTGCCGTCCCTGCGGGACCGGGCCACCCGCGAGGTCACGCTCACCGGCGCCGCCGTGGCCGTCCTCACCACACCCTTCCTCCCGGCCGGCCTCCCGGTCCTGCTGGCCCTGGCCGGCCTGCTGGCCCTGGCGCTCCCCCACCGGCGGCCACCGCCCGGCCCCGATGGCGGTCCCGGTCCCGGTCCCGGTCCCGATGCCGGAGCCGGTCCCGGTGCCGGAGCCGGTCCCAGCGTCGGAGCCGGTCCCGGAGCCGGAGCCGGAGCCGGAGCCGGGATCGAAGAGCGGTCGGAGACCGGGGGACGCGCCGGACGGGCGGAGGAGGCGGCATGTTGA
- a CDS encoding AzlD domain-containing protein, with the protein MLIAVIVGLAVGTYGFRVAGVVLRDRLEMPESVRRILPLAAAALLGALAATAALTEGGALAGVARPAGVLAGVFLAWRGAPFVLVVVAAAVTTALLRLLGVP; encoded by the coding sequence ATGTTGATCGCGGTGATCGTCGGGCTGGCGGTCGGGACCTACGGGTTCCGGGTCGCCGGCGTGGTGCTGCGGGACCGGCTGGAGATGCCGGAGAGCGTCCGCCGGATCCTGCCGCTGGCCGCGGCCGCGCTGCTCGGCGCGCTCGCCGCCACGGCCGCGCTGACCGAGGGCGGCGCGCTGGCCGGCGTGGCCCGCCCGGCCGGCGTGCTCGCCGGCGTGTTCCTCGCCTGGCGCGGCGCGCCGTTCGTGCTGGTCGTGGTCGCCGCCGCGGTGACGACCGCGCTGCTCCGCCTGCTCGGCGTGCCCTGA
- a CDS encoding ABC transporter ATP-binding protein: protein MNVIEARDLSKTFTVSVRTGRFRRERRETAAVDGVDLSVARGEMVGYIGPNGAGKSTTLKMMTGVLMPSGGSVTVCGLVPVTQRIRLALRIGVVFGQRSQLWWDLPLRESFALLRHIYRVPPADHAARLARCRGMLELDEFLDTPVRQLSLGQRMRGELTAALLHGPEVLFLDEPTIGLDVVSKQAVRAFLTELGARGDTTVMLTTHDLADIERLCRRLVVIDHGHVVHDGTLDALHARFDSRRRVVVDLDEPPATPLTVSGADLDGTDLDGRRLTYRLTTATAGELVIQVARAAAIRDISVLEPEIEDVIARLYKSR, encoded by the coding sequence ATGAATGTCATCGAGGCACGCGACCTCAGCAAGACCTTCACCGTCTCGGTCCGGACGGGCCGGTTCCGCCGGGAGCGCCGGGAGACCGCCGCGGTGGACGGCGTCGACCTGAGCGTGGCGCGCGGCGAGATGGTCGGCTACATCGGGCCGAACGGCGCCGGCAAGTCCACCACGCTCAAGATGATGACCGGCGTGCTGATGCCGTCCGGCGGCTCGGTCACGGTCTGCGGCCTGGTCCCGGTCACCCAGCGGATCCGGCTCGCGCTGCGCATCGGCGTGGTCTTCGGTCAGCGGTCCCAACTGTGGTGGGACCTGCCGCTGCGCGAGTCGTTCGCGCTGCTCCGGCACATCTACCGGGTGCCGCCCGCGGACCACGCCGCCCGCCTGGCCCGCTGCCGCGGCATGCTGGAGCTCGACGAGTTCCTGGACACGCCGGTCCGCCAGCTCTCGCTCGGCCAGCGCATGCGAGGCGAGCTCACCGCCGCGCTGCTGCACGGGCCCGAGGTGCTGTTCCTGGACGAGCCCACGATCGGCCTGGACGTGGTCAGCAAGCAGGCGGTCCGCGCGTTCCTCACCGAGCTGGGCGCCCGCGGCGACACCACCGTCATGCTCACCACGCACGACCTGGCCGACATCGAACGCCTCTGCCGCCGCCTCGTCGTCATCGACCACGGCCACGTCGTCCACGACGGCACGCTCGACGCGCTGCACGCCCGCTTCGACTCCCGCCGCCGCGTCGTCGTCGACCTCGACGAGCCCCCGGCCACCCCGCTCACCGTCTCCGGCGCCGACCTGGACGGCACCGACCTCGACGGCCGCCGCCTCACCTATCGCCTGACCACCGCCACCGCCGGCGAACTCGTCATCCAGGTCGCCCGGGCCGCCGCGATCCGCGACATCTCCGTCCTCGAACCCGAGATCGAGGACGTGATCGCCCGCCTCTACAAGAGCCGGTGA